From Aspergillus fumigatus Af293 chromosome 5, whole genome shotgun sequence, a single genomic window includes:
- a CDS encoding DUF3405 domain-containing protein, with translation MTQRFTEHGVFGKEGSVRAEVPEIEISIVQTPKTWYFPFPMYGSYDALGLDGFSCMDRYTRFGAYGYSGTDSQLQGARPLPPVDWKKVNWRTLQEECFERNSDRYESAQQSLSMHSLPLTSPRSAVILRAWHDMPWTENMKHYVRSPVMELSLHTGSEYQVFILTHVKDNNIPIYAVNGDDNAQRLKEKYMPKEFHDMTILFNDHTLESWYPAIEEHRPQYQHLQPLQIFSQVFSDFDYYWQLEMDSRISGHSYHFFEKAADFSRNQPRKYLWERNAYFYIPGAHGPRPPVAHPRDDHYEWGVGEEADLMLFLPIFDPIDTKWTYPTMIWNLSERDPRRAAPITMGRYSKTLMDAIHSAQVGQGIGLASEMTAPSFALWHGLKAVQVPHPIYSDGKWTPKELNRIVNKGSPEKMNGGPDSIWNWNHEYDHILFRTSYMFNTQTAEDLYRRWLGYVVDPHQYTDGSYTLRDVTGLTTAIWKVLARYCFLLDEDLTPLSSERICTADFAFQICFSIPLRTLRQGKVARWLFRSKYSTRRRTEWSKILTDHIIISQH, from the exons ATGACCCAAAGATTTACGGAGCACGGAGTATTTGGAAAGGAAGGCAGCGTGCGTGCCGAGGTCCCAGAGATCGAAATCTCGATCGTGCAAACCCCGAAGACATGGT ACTTTCCATTCCCGATGTATGGATCCTATGACGCGCTAGGTCTCGATGGATTTTCATGTATGGATCGATACACCCGCTTTGGTGCATACGGCTATTCCGGGACGGATTCTCAGTTACAAGGCGCCAGACCACTGCCCCCTGTGGACTGGAAAAAAGTGAATTGGAGAACCCTGCAAGAGGAATGCTTTGAAAGGAACTCTGACAGATACGAGTCGGCTCAACAGTCCTTGAGCATGCACTCTCTGCCTTTGACTTCA CCGAGGTCCGCAGTCATTTTGCGAGCGTGGCATGACATGCCTTGGACCGAGAACATGAAGCATTATGTGCGGTCACCGGTGATGGAGCTTTCATTGCATACAGGGTCGGAGTACCAAGTTTTTATCCTGACACATGTGAAGGACAACAACATACCGATATACGCGGTAAATGGGGACGATAATGCTCAGCGACTGAAGGAAAAGTATATGCCCAAGGAGTTTCACGACATGACTATCCTTTTCAACGATCATACTTTGGAATCCTGGTATCCAGCCATAGAAGAGCATAG GCCCCAATATCAGCATCTACAGCCTTTACAAATTTTCTCCCAGGTCTTCTCAGATTTTGACTATTACTGGCAGTTGGAAATGGACTCCAGGATCTCCGGTCATTCGTACCATTTCTTTGAGAAGGCCGCGGATTTCTCCAGAAATCAACCTAGAAAATATCTCTGGGAACGCAACGCTTATTTCTATATCCCAGGGGCGCATG GACCAAGGCCACCAGTAGCACACCCTCGCGATGACCATTATGAGTGGGGTGTGGGTGAGGAAGCCGATCTTATGTTATTCCTACCCATATTTGATCCGATCGACACTAAGTGGACCTACCCTACCATGATCTGGAATCTATCGGAGAGAGACCCTCGCCGCGCTGCGCCAATTACGATGGGCCGGTACTCTAAAACTTTGATGGATGCTATACACTCCGCACAGGTTGGGCAAGGAATAGGCCTTGCATCGGAGATGACGGCTCCGTCATTTGCCTTGTGGCATGGATTGAAAGCTGTTCAAGTGCCCCATCCTATCTATTCTGACGGGAAATGGACACCCAAAGAACTGAACAGGATTGTGAACAAAGGGTCCCCCGAGAAAATGAATGGCGGCCCCGACAGCATTTGGAATTGGAACCACGAATATGATCACATTCTTTTCCGGACGTCGTACATGTTCAATACGCAGACGGCCGAGGATCTGTACCGAAGATGGCTGGGCTATGTGGTTGATCCCCATCAATATACAGACGGCAGCTAT ACCCTCAGGGACGTAACTGGTTTGACAACGGCGATCTGGAAAGTCCTTGCACGATATTGTTTCTTGTTAGATGAAGACCTAACACCGCTCTCCAGCGAGAGGATTTGTACGGCAGACTTTGCCTTCCAAATATGTTTCTCCATACCATTAAGAACACTGCGCCAAGGAAAGGTCGCGAGATGGCTGTTCCGGTCTAAATACAGCACTAGGAGACGTACTGAATGGTCAAAAATCCTAACTGACCATATTATTATCAGTCAACATTAA
- the lea1 gene encoding U2 snRNP complex subunit LEA1: MRLTVELIQNSLSYINPLKDRELDLRGHKIPTIENLGIAKDQDAIDFTDNDISSLGNFPFFPRLHTLLLARNRVKHIQPTIASTIPNLTTLVLTANNMAELADLDPLRNLTRLTHLVLLENPVTRKEHYRYWVIWRIPSVRFLDYQKVKDAERAKAKELFGTAEEPTALASKIMGIKSRTFDVPSGGAERAPADKAVRVKLTEKERKRVEKMIREARSLQEITRLEKELNEGRIPGGALDAGEDSEDENQMQT, encoded by the exons ATGCGATTGACTGTCGAACTTATCCAGAATTCCCTTTCCTACATCAATCCGCTCAAAGATCGCGAGCTAGACCTTCGAG GGCACAAGATTCCCACCATTGAAAACCTGGGTATTGCAAAA GACCAAGATGCGATCGACTTTACGGATAACGATATCTCCTCCCTGGGGAATTTCCCCTTCTTTCCTCGTCTTCACACCCTCCTTCTTGCGCGCAATCGGGTGAAACATATTCAGCCCACGATAGCTTCCACAATCCCCAACCTGACGACGCTGGTCCTCACAGCAAACAATATGGCCGAATTGGCGGACTTGGACCCCCTCCGAAACCTGACACGCCTGACTCATCTGGTGTTACTGGAGAACCCTGTTACAAGGAAAGAG CACTATCGATACTGGGTGATCTGGCGGATACCAAGTGTCCGATTCCTCGACTACCAGAAAGTGAAAGACGCGGAGCGGGCAAAGGCGAAGGAGCTATTTGGTACAGCCGAAGAACCCACAGCTCTCGCGTCGAAGATTATGGGCATCAAATCTCGTACCTTTGATGTACCGTCTGGCGGCGCTGAGCGAGCACCGGCAGACAAAGCTGTTAGGGTCAAGCTgaccgagaaggagaggaagcgGGTCGAAAAGATGATCCGTGAGGCGAGAAGTCTCCAGGAGATCACTagactggagaaggaactgAATGAAGGGCGGATACCCGGAGGCGCTCTCGATGCTGGTGAGGACAGCGAAGACGAGAATCAGATGCAGACGTGA
- a CDS encoding polysaccharide lyase family 20 protein has product MWSETPMVSSMTIAGETCDSSGFCLRSNRIRQLSHSFKMIKPSILGALALLSCALPSNATQIFRNTGTLAGWDSVNHEHSGTVQQVSNVVYEGSTALKMTQVYDASYTGRYHSEVVKNNVYKRGDTGFYGFAFRLQEDWQFSPAQSYNIAQFIADFSNTGCDDYMPSSMVWLVGNQLYSRVKQGSVCAQKTKTFSNLATVTAGVWHKVIIQASWKSDGTGFYKMWFDGVKVLDQHDIATTVDDNRPFQFRVGLYANGWHDDKGMKGTQGTRQIWYDEIAAGTTFADADPAQW; this is encoded by the exons ATGTGGTCTGAAACACCGATGGTTTCCTCCATGACGATTGCCGGTGAA ACCTGCGATTCGAGCGGCTTTTGTCTTCGAAGCAACAGAATAAGGCAACTGTCCCATTCCTTCAAAATGATCAAACCCTCTATCCTCGGGGCACTGGCCCTGCTCAGCTGCGCCCTCCCCAGCAACGCCACACAGATCTTCCGCAACACCGGCACCCTGGCGGGCTGGGACTCGGTCAACCACGAACACTCCGGTACTGTACAGCAGGTCAGCAACGTCGTGTACGAGGGCTCCACCGCTCTCAAGATGACCCAGGTCTACGACGCGAGCTACACAGGCCGCTACCACTCCGAGGTCGTCAAGAACAACGTGTACAAGCGCGGCGACACGGGGTTCTACGGCTTCGCGTTCCGCCTACAGGAGGACTGGCAGTTCTCCCCAGCGCAGTCGTACAACATCGCGCAGTTCATCGCGGATTTCTCCAACACGGGCTGCGACGACTACATGCCCTCGAGCATGGTGTGGCTGGTCGGAAACCAGCTCTACTCGCGCGTCAAGCAGGGGAGCGTCTGCGCGCAGAAGACCAAGACGTTTAGTAACCTTGCCACGGTTACCGCGGGCGTGTGGCACAAGGTGATTATCCAGGCGAGTTGGAAGTCGGATGGCACGGGATTCTATAAGATGTGGTTTGATGGggtcaaggtgctggatcaACATGATATCGCGACGACGGTGGATGACAACCGCCCGTTCCAGTTCCGGGTTGGGCTGTATGCGAATGGATGGCATGATGACAAGGGCATGAAGGGGACGCAGGGGACAAGACAAATCTGGTATGATGAGATAGCAGCAGGGACGACTTTTGCCGATGCGGATCCCGCGCAGTGGTAG
- a CDS encoding DUF3405 domain-containing protein, giving the protein MQAINKMLVHRSARHGLLTVVFFTLLMTVWSLNLDFLMPNRHKTAQERYLEEEKRYPRLAVPPSHDDRTILEDPRFEEQGSKIPRIYRPYPDYGSQEWQSTHRSPFVPCEGPRGKLLNESLDDQVGVYVGIPHEFPSPMFGSHEAVGFNGQVSFDRYTRYGAYGFGEEESHVSNWIKPSKVKWSEVDWSDLQCRCHDRNAARYSQKNESPSKEKQHIAPESRTAVLIRTYIGKKYTENDLQAIRSMITELSLQSGGEYAVFLLLHVKNPHLPIDQVEVHQKVLKDNIPEEFWNMTILWNEPMVAARYPNLDRNVVDVHHAQWLSVQNFALQHPEFDFVWNWEVDARFTGHHYEYANKVAEFGRKQPRRGMWERNARFYIPAVHGDYDSAFRKFVEQIEDEAVWGPLPIGPISMRDTEFVGPSPPVSSPRQDSYAWGVGEEADYIGFLPIFHPIGTDWVIRNEVSGYIGNDTPRRASLITHSRLSRKLLLAMDAENLAGRHMGSEMFPVTVALHHGLKAVTAPHPIYSDKNMPAESVDKWFNSGVNGRAGSTKNSPFSWGREARFRDISWYYRANLSGRLYWNFLGWSKEGTGGKLYETLHGRVCLPSILFHPVKDVRPDADNTHYKFDYELGYVAVP; this is encoded by the exons ATGCAGGCAATCAACAAGATGTTGGTGCATCGGTCTGCGCGCCATGGCCTCTTAACGGTCGTCTTTTTCACGCTCTTGATGACAGTGTGGTCATTGAACCTGGATTTTCTGATGCCAAAT AGACACAAGACCGCCCAAGAGAGGTatctcgaggaagaaaagcgTTATCCTAG GCTAGCCGTCCCTCCGAGTCATGACGACCGTACCATCCTCGAAGATCCTCGTTTCGAGGAGCAAGGCAGCAAGATTCCCAGGATATACCGACCATACCCAGACTATGGCAGTCAAGAATGGCAGAGCACGCATCGGAGTCCGTTTGTTCCATGCGAGGGACCACGTGGGAAGCTCCTGAATGAGAGTTTGGATGACCAGGTCGGCGTCTACGTCGGCATTCCACATG AGTTCCCATCCCCTATGTTTGGAAGTCACGAGGCCGTTGGGTTCAATGGTCAGGTATCCTTTGATCGCTACACTAGATATGGTGCTTATGGCttcggagaggaggaaagcCATGTTTCCAACTGGATCAAGCCATCCAAGGTCAAGTGGAGCGAAGTGGATTGGTCAGACCTGCAGTGCCGGTGCCATGATCGCAATGCCGCCAGATACTCTCAGAAGAATGAGAGTCCCTCCAAAGAAAAACAGCACATTGCGCCTGAGTCACGAACTGCTGTCCTAATTCGGACGTATATCGGAAAGAAGTATACCGAGAATGATCTTCAGGCCATCCGTTCAATGATCACTGAGCTGTCGCTACAATCAGGAGGGGAATATGCTGTCTTCTTGCTCCTTCACGTCAAAAACCCACACCTCCCCATTGACCAGGTTGAGGTACACCAGAAGGTCCTGAAAGACAATATCCCTGAAGAATTCTGGAACATGACCATTCTCTGGAACGAGCCGATGGTCGCGGCTCGGTATCCAAATCTCGATCGCAATGTCGTCGA TGTCCATCATGCGCAATGGCTGTCCGTTCAAAATTTTGCCCTGCAACATCCCGAGTTCGACTTTGTGTGGAACTGGGAGGTCGATGCTCGGTTTACGGGCCATCACTATGAATACGCCAATAAGGTAGCCGAGTTTGGCCGGAAGCAGCCACGACGGGGGATGTGGGAGCGCAATGCTCGCTTTTATATTCCGGCAGTTCATGGTGACTATGACAGTGCTTTCCGAAAGTTTGTGGAGCAGATCGAAGACGAAGCGGTCTGGGGCCCCTTACCCATCGGTCCAATCTCTATGAGGGACACCGAGTTCGTTGGTCCCTCGCCGCCGGTCTCCTCGCCGCGCCAGGACTCCTATGCTTGGGGAGTCGGCGAGGAGGCTGATTACATTGGCTTTCTTCCAATATTCCACCCCATCGGTACAGACTGGGTCATCCGAAATGAGGTATCTGGGTATATAGGAAACGATACTCCCCGCCGAGCCTCGTTGATTACACATTCCCGGCTCTCAAGGAAATTGTTGCTCGCCATGGATGCAGAGAACCTTGCTGGTCGGCATATGGGCTCGGAAATGTTCCCAGTCACCGTCGCACTGCATCATGGCCTCAAAGCGGTTACTGCTCCGCACCCGATCTACTCGGACAAGAACATGCCTGCGGAAAGCGTGGATAAATGGTTCAACTCTGGTGTCaatggaagagctggaagcaCAAAGAACAGCCCCTTTTCCTGGGGCCGGGAAGCCCGCTTCAGGGACATCTCGTGGTACTACCGTGCCAATCTCTCCGGACGGCTGTACTGGAACTTTCTGGGATGGAGCAAGGAGGGGACTGGAGGGAAGCTG TATGAAACCTTACATGGCCGAGTCTGTCTTCCATCGATACTCTTTCATCCTGTTAAGGATGTTCGACCTGACGCAGATAACACTCACTATAAGTTTGACTACGAGTTGGGATACGTTGCTGTTCCATGA